cttgagttgttctgaacagtccttttttgtgtattctcatctgtagtcagtgttgtcttgtttttattcctcctctctatcgttgttcgtgttggccttgttccctgccagacgttgttagcattcctccagttcaagaatagttcctctttcgaaggtgtttggaaggtttttcccttttcatccataatgtcaccactcgatTAAGATTAATGTCTTATTCGCAcaatgctgagatgctaagagaagagtttattatttttatttttaattgtaatgttataaattatgtagttatctgatttcttaatcagaaaatgtaaGCTACTGTGTCtgtgctgttgcacttttgcttaaacctgggttaaatcTTGAAATTGTTGatagagcctcatttactttttattttgtgattgttctatgcattttaacgcttgaggacaatcacagcaataaagttgcacttttgacaatatatctgatgtctgcagtcatttttaagtttaagattttcatttgggcaaaattgcccagccctatctaATCGTAATTTACATAACATGATAATTCTATATAAATTAACAGTGATGATATGGAACATATTTCTATCAGAAacctttttaaattagaatCAGTATACCATTGTCATTTACAAGATTTGTTTCATGAATGTGTTaattagtgatagaccgatacatcggccaatttttgcgttttttacgtgtatcggcattggCTGAAGTGGGCTGCTGCGTTTGGCGATTtgaattatttacagagagcagaaatgttttacatgttcttgttctacgtcacctgtttttatttgttaaatattttttactttttttcattctacctcacctttgttaatttcaattaaTGTTCCCGTAtcagtcatcggctaaggctgatggagaaaaaaaatcggtatgagcatcggccctaaaaaccCATATCGGTTGATCCCTAGTTTTAATAGAGTAAATTAAACCTTGCAAACTGTAATGGGTTTCAACTTGGTAAGATAAAATATACTTAgttgcttttaaaaaatattcacaagtgTTCCACTATTGGCAGTGATTGCCGAGTGTCCCCTCGGAACTGGATTCAGCAAGCCAGACTTACCCTGATACAACCCATGCTGTagaatttacacacacacacacgtgtgaaTAATGAGTGAAATAGCCAAAGCTGGCACAACaattctgatgtgataaaaCCGTCTGTGTGGGATTTTGCTCTAATGACTGTGAACCGGAATCTTCTTTGTGATAAAACTTCACTGATAAAAATATTGAGACTTATATCCTACATTTccatattgagaaaaaaaatgaagatattGATTTGGTCTATATTGCTCTGATtagtgtgaatgtgtgttttgttgtagtCAGAGTGCAGCTCACGTGTCTCCTATTGTTTTGTCAGAATCCAGATTACCACGGCTTCTCCACGGATCCAGTGATAGATGAGTGGAACATGAAGGTGGCCTTCTTTTTCGGCATCTCAGTGGTTCTTGTGATTGGAGGAACTTTTCTTCACTATGTCCCAGACATTGGGTGAGTTCTCAGTTTTGTTCAATGCCCTTTGAAAATTAATGAAACTTAAAATAACAATTTGGCTCCGAATAAAACCCTTGCCTTCTTAAAgctcccatatcatgctatttttcactttgttctaagaaccccaaaaacatagtatttgaggtttattttccagagttttagcctctgaaaagtcactttctgcacatctctacacaaacaggctgatttgtggccgacttatgcatattcatgagtgggcatgtctatagacgggacactgaatTCCTgttccccgcacggtgacggaGGGCCAGAGGACGACCCGCCCTCTTCCCACCCCCTCCGTAGCAGagttcatgctgctttataaacacgagacagagcgtgggggcggggcgttcactggtacatacatagactgtagaaaatacataaataacactgcgcaaaggacgctgaaatgctcaccttcatgggcaagtctgtttacatgtcaatcatggcagagagcttcctggaggcacggcttctccagctcagtgccatgTCAAAATTGTCATCAAAGTGTTAATGcttcatcaaattggagcgaggtgtttgggctcaccctgcagtaagaaaggagcaaatcaccctctaactaacgattgagggaatcaatgaaaaaaacactttggacatgtgtatgaagcccaaatagcacttttatgatgtttaaagcacagaaaagttggtttggcttaacatgggccctttaatgttAGACTGGTACACTAACcactgtgaacattttaaaacgtGTAGTTTACAGTGTAAGCGTTATATTTGCGTCCTCTTCTCTAATGtgaatggtttgttgtgtttgcAGCATGCGGGAATGGGCTCGGAGGGAGGCAGAGCGTCTGATCGAACAGCGGGAAAAGGAGGGTCTCCCTCTCATTTCAGAGAACTACTATGACACAGACAAGATCATTCTGCCCACGACTGAACAGGAGGTGTAGCATGTCTGgcaaatatttaatgtatttcatAAGTAGTGTATGtccaaatgacaaaataaaagatgtgCTTGTAAATTGTGTAACGATAAATTGTGGTCAATAACTTTTAGTGCAATCATGACATAtaaaagtttttgtttgtttttttccattttgtttgaGCTATTTTCCTATGATTTAAATAATTTCATGTTTCACATTGAAGTGGTTAAGTAGTAATTTTTTATAGAAGAGAACTGCATCCCATCAGCCTGTTCCAGTGAAAATGTGCCTCAGAACTGCAGTCAGGGCCTGCCCAAGCTTTTATGGGGCCCTAAGTGACTTTCATTTTGGGGCCCTCTTACACTGAAACATGAACTACTGCTTTCACCCACACCAAATCTCTTGCATTCATTATCaactttattatcatttttatgtctttgttTGAGACGTGGTCTTGTATTAATATGCACCTTAAGATTAAATAGTTCATGTAGTTAACCATCAACTATCTTTCATTTACAAACTGGAAATTTCCAAATTGCAGTCAAAAATAAAGAGTTAAcggaacgttttttttttttaaaaggtaagatttattgaattatgtcTGATCTAAGTGTAACAGATTGACAAGAAATAGACTATAATGGACATTATACTGTTGTCATGCAGCTTGTACACCTTCACAGAATAAGAATTTAAAAAGTGAACCCAGACTAGAAAAAGGCAATTCAAGAACTAAATGTAACGCTTAATGATAAATGGCTGCAAGCggaaaactgatgaaaaattGAAGAGATGGATAATACGAATGGTAATCAAAGAGCCCAGAACAGCTTCCAAGGATATTAGAGGTGAACTCCAAGGTCAAGGTACATCAGTATCAGGTTATGCAAGTATGTAGCCTCAAGTTTTAGAATGTATATGTTTTATAATTGATGTTGGCATTATACACCTTGCCCAGGGACAACAGTTTAAAACTAGCTTTGCAGCTAAtactgacacatttacagaataGTTCATTAATGTGTACTGTCCCGTTAAAATAAAGCCCAAGTGCACACAATGGAAGGACATCACCGTTAAAAGCAAAACTGAAATTTGCCAAAATGCATATTGTCAAGCCACAAAGCTTCATGGAGAATGTCCTTTGGACAGATGAGAGAAAACTGGAGCTTTTTGGTAAGTCACATCAGCTCTATtcacacatgcaaaaaaaagaacatggaGCAGGTTCAGTTATGGTTCTGGGGCGTCTTGAATCTGTTCAGGGTACAATGAATACTATAAAGTCATTGTGGAGCAAAATGTTCTGCTCAGTATCAGAAAGCTTGGTCTCAGTTCCACCAACAGGATaatgacccaaaacacacagTTAAAAGCACctaaaatgaaaacaactaTTCTTAAGTGACCTCTGAGGCTGATCTGAATTTTATTCTGAGACAGTTGGAGCAGTTTGCTCATGAGCAGTGGAACAAAATACCTGTCAACAGGTGCAAAAGTCAGAAATCAACTGATTGCCTCAAAAGATTGTACAACAAAATACTAAGTAAAGGGTAACATAATTTTTGTCCAGGCAAGTTTCattctttagttttttgttttttttttaaataattctgtTAAACCACATTTCAAAATCAatgtcagaaaaaacaaaatcagtGTCAGATTTTCACAAGGTCTTTATTTGttataaattactttttgtCAGTTTCAACTTATTTCAGATGCCATtgtgggtttttctttctttaacggAAGGACACCAACATTTTTGTCCACGTGTGTAACACACCAAATCCATTAATAAATGCTCTTACCTTTAATAAGTATGCTTGAATCCATTATATTATTGTCATAAATGTATCAAAAGCTACCCTACGCCTTAAGAGGGATATTGTCTTAATCATTATAAAGaattagttattttaaaataagCACCGCTGTTTGGCTCAGTGTAATACACAGATTTGCTCATCATTTTTTAATCGCAAGTCTTGCCTTAATTTATTTAGCTATCACTGCCCAATGACCTCCAcatataaaatatgtttttgaccTGTGTGCTTCATGATACATATTTAGTCATTAAATCaactttgcagaacagctcaatgttgactgTAGGAGCCAAAAGAATGGGACTATTTTATTGTTGGGTACCATAAGAAAGCCTGGAACTGAGTGTACACGTGTGAACTGGATAATAATTGTCGCGAAATAAACGTGACGTCACGTGCAAAAGGCAAATGCGCATGCGTCACTGATTTAGAACTACACAGCAAACCACATCAGTACAGTACGTCATACCAAGTACAAAGGAGGCCACATAGCGCATCATAGCAGTATTCAAATGATCAAGAACggtgacaggtagtcatgggaTTTCGAAACTAATCAGAATCTACAGGAATAAAGTAGGTCTAATACTGTGTCCTTAAAACACCCCGTAAagattgaccagcaggtgtcctcagtggcCAACATTTGATACAAAGTaagtttttaatattgtaaattcGGTTACTAATGTATTGATATTCCTGAATAAATTGTGACCGCGCACTCTCAGATAAGATTAagtttattgaagaaaaaaacaaaacaattatgaactaaaactttcagttttacaaCAAGATAAAAGCCAATGCAAAGAACTAGAAATCAAAGATAAaaggtacaaaaataaatttccAGATatgatttgaaaaagaaataagGAGTATTTTGATAATGAGCTagaaaataataagaataacaTTAAGAGTACATAGGATATACGGAGGAAAGTAATTAGAACCAAACCTAGCAGTACCAGTTACTAGTTCACTGACGAGGGAAAATATGTCACTAACATGGAGGATGTGGCAAATTTCAATAAGTTCTTTGTCGATCTCAGCAGGACCCGAACTCGTGGAGGATGTGATACCAAAATGATTTATAATGCACGtaaacaatatttgcagcgTCAAACTTTTGCTGATGACACgaatatattttattctgaTGGCTGTTAAGAAAGGTTAGTAGAGAAGGTGACAGTAGGGCTAGGTAAACTGAAACTATGGTTTGATGCCAACAAATTACAGTATCCAtaaatttaagaaaaacaaaaaagtcaaaaatcaaaGTCATCCTTAAATGTCAATTTTTAGGCCCCCACTCACTTTGATGTTGTCctccttcttcttgttcttcttcttgttgtgtacactagatAAAAAtcctcctctgttatttgtgaacagaTCAAGCTGAAAtctggtaggtataatctatggaagTGTACGCATCGTTGCttgaaagtcgatttctcatttatttgcgagtcaataatacgacggttggtggtaccaaatcattggcacatgccaatatataaatggggcccattaccccataCGTGTCAAGGGGGCACCAAAcaactactcctccgttagttctcgttagatcggaatgcagtttggtatgaatactatgaatgaatatgatgagacgcacggagccttttttaaaaatggagcTTGGGGGCCCACCCCCTATTTCCGGCTTCAAATTATAGAAGGATGAGTTGAGGCCCAGTTGGTCCAGTTTCCCGATCAGCTGTTGTGGTACGATCGTATTGAATGCTGCGCTAAAATCTATGAACAGTATTCTGACATAAGAGTTCTTGGTGTCTAGGTGGGTAAGAGTCTGGTGGAGCGTAGAACAGATTGAATTCTCAGTGGATCGGTTGGCTTGGTACGCAAACTGAAACGGGTCTAGGTTTGTGTGACAGGACGAGCCTTTCAAAGCATTTCATGAGGATGGTGATTAATGTGACAGGTCGAGAGTCAATGAAGCAGGATGGAGAGGACTTTTTTGGCGCGGGTATGATGGTGGTGGTCTtgaaacttgcaagaacaacag
This portion of the Gouania willdenowi chromosome 7, fGouWil2.1, whole genome shotgun sequence genome encodes:
- the ndufb11 gene encoding NADH dehydrogenase [ubiquinone] 1 beta subcomplex subunit 11, mitochondrial; protein product: MLSRLSRVGTTVPRLLSNNVVRHVSQSKSTGTTIPTTMTELHHGPVQSEHGEVSPYVKNPDYHGFSTDPVIDEWNMKVAFFFGISVVLVIGGTFLHYVPDIGMREWARREAERLIEQREKEGLPLISENYYDTDKIILPTTEQEV